GCTGACTTAGCATAAATTTATGAATGACCCAATAATTGAAGTAAATAATCTATCAAAGAAATATATCATATCTCGTAATCTCCCTTACGAAACTTTACGCGATACTGTTACGGATTTAGCTAAAAAGCCATTTCGATTATTGCGAGGACAAAAGAAAACTAAAAAAGAAGAATTTTGGGCACTCAAGGATGTAAATTTTTCCATAAATCAAGGAGAGCGAATTGGTATTATTGGCAGAAATGGTGCAGGTAAAAGCACCTTATTAAAAATTCTTTCACAGATTACTCATCCTACAAGCGGTGAAATAAAGTTGCGTGGTAAAGTAGCAAGTTTATTAGAGGTTGGCACAGGTTTTCATCCGGAACTCACCGGGAGAGAAAATATTTTTTTGAACGGGGCAATCTTAGGTATGAAGCAATCGGAAATAAGGAAAAAATTTGATGAAATTGTAGCATTTGCAGAAATTGAAAAATTTATAGATACCCCTGTAAAACGCTATTCGAGCGGGATGTATGTCCGTTTAGCATTTGCAGTTGCGGCTCATCTTGAACCCGATATTTTAATTGTTGATGAAGTTTTAGCAGTCGGAGATTCCCAGTTTCAAAAAAAATGTATCGGTAAAATGGAAGAAGTAGGTCGAGGAGGACGAACAGTAATTTTTGTAAGTCATAACATGGATGCTATTACACGTTTATGTAATACTGTTATTTATTTAGTCGATGGCAAAATCAAATATTTTGGCCCGACTGAACAAGCAATTGCCACATATTTCAAATCAGATTCGGGAAATACTTCAAGACGCACGTGGTCTGATATAAACAAGGCACCTAGTGACAATTTTGTACGTCTTTTAAGTGTAAGTGTGCATACCGAAAACAACAAAATTTCCGAAAGTTTTGATATTAGAAATAAAATTGGGATTTCAATGGATTATGAAGTTTTAGAAGAAGGTTGTATTTTTACGGAAGGTTGTAATTTATTTAATGCGCAGGGGGTTAATATATTTGATTCTCACGACGTAACATCTGATTTGAGGATATTGCCACGCCACAGGGGTTACTATTCTTCAACCATGTGGATACCTGGCAACTTTCTTTCTGAGGGAATGCACACGGTTGGTGTTGCAATATTAAAACACGATCCCTTCACCGTACACATACAAGAAACAAACGCAGTCGCTTTTAATGTTATTGACGATATCGAAGGTGGTTCGGCAAGAGGAAATTATGGTGGCAGTTTTCCGGGGGCAGTTAGACCACTTCTGCAATGGAACACTGTCAGAATTAAGTAGGTTAATTAGATGCGAATAAAATCTGGGAGACTGATAGTAATAAATATTATTTAGTTGACATTCACCGATCTGAATATCTTAGGGTTCTGTATATTTATGGATGCTGGCTTGAGTAATTAGTTTCAATCGTAAAATTATATTAACATTATTTATCTTTCATATGAAGTTTGTAAATAAAAATAGCGAGGAAGTAAAATTCGATACCAATTCAATTTGTGCAGGTCATCATAATATTACTTATCGAGGTGTTAAAGCAATTCGTTGCCCTTTTGACTATGTTTTATATCAGATGATTTTACATGAAATAAAACCTGATCTTGTTATTGAAATAGGAACCAATATTGGTGGTGGTGCTTTATATATTGCCGATATCTTAGATGTCATCGGAAAAGGAATAGTTCATACAATTGACATACAAAAACAATCAGATGATTTATTGCAGGACCACAAAAGAATTCGTCTATTCACCGAAGGATGGGAAAAATATGATCTAAAAGAAGCTGAAGGGTTTAATACTGTTTTAGTAATTGAAGATGCTTCGCACATTTACGAAGATACTCTGAATTCAATCAAAAAGTTTGCGCCACTTGTATCCCAAAATTCATATCTGATTGTTGAAGATGGGATTGTTAATGAGTTGGGAATGTCAAAAGAATATCATGGCGGTCCATTGAAAGCTATAAATGAATTTATGAAAAGTAACGATAATTTTGTTATTGATCGTAAATGGTGTGATTTCTTCGGAAAAAATGCCACCTTTAATGTTAACGGCTATTTAAAAAAGATAAAATAATCTATTATGCTTATTAAAAACATTCTTAGAAAAATATATTTCAAATTTTTCAATAAACCTGCCGCAAGCGGAGAACTTGAAGGAAATGGTGAAAGAGTTGATATTAAATACCAAAAAGATGCTCAATTTGATAAATTTGATTTATATCAAAAATCTCATTATCGTCGTTATGAATTTGCCAGAGATTACATAACTACGGGTTCTGTCTGTGGTGATTTTGCATGCGGGACGGGCTATGGTTCGATGATGCTTGCTGAAAAATCCCAAAAAGTAATTGGAGTTGATTTGAATTCAGAGGTAATTGAAAAAATAAAAGAAAGATATGCAAACGTAAAAAATGTTGAATTTATCAATTCGAATCTTTTAGACCTTAAATACTCACTTGAATTTGACTCGATTATTTCATTTGAGACTATTGAACATTTGATGGAAGATGATATTGTCAAACTTCTAAATATTTACCATAAGGCATTGAAACTTGGCGGTAAATTAATTTTCTCAACACCTTACATGCAAGAAAGAAGCGAAAACGCAATAAAACTTGGCTTCCATCAAACCTTCTATATTAATGAAGAAAAAATTATGCAATGGCTGAAAGCAACCGGTTTTACTATAGAATGTTTCAAGTATCAAAATTATCAAACACACTTAATTCAAGAAACTCTTGGCCATAAAGATTTTATCATTAGTGTCGCCAAGAAAAATTAATATGTCATTACCAAAAGTCTCAATTTGCATTCCTGCTTACAAACAGATAAAGTTTTTACGAAAAAATCTTGAGTCAATAAAATCGCAAACCTATCAGGATTATGAAATTATATTAACGGATGATTCACCGAATAATGACGTTAAGAATTTAGTGGAATTATTTGATTTTCAAGGTAAGTTGAGATATTATAAAAATTTAAAAACTTTAGGATCACCGGAAAATTGGAATGAAGCAATCCGGTATGCCACCGGAGAATACATTAAAATACTGCACCATGATGATTGGTTTAAAAATAAAAACAGTTTATCAGAATTTGTAAAGATGCTGGATGAAAATCCAAATGCTGATTTTGCATTTTGCCCTTCCTTTGTTCAATATGCTAAAGACGGCCGAACTAGGATACATGATATTTCATTTGAACAGCGTATCTCATTAAAAACAGAGCCAACTTCCCTTTTTTATGGAAATATCATCGGCTCACCAAGTGCTACGATACATCGCCGTAAAGTAAATATACTATTCGATAAGAATTTAAAATGGACTGTTGATTTTGATTTCTATATCAGCATTCTTAATAAGAACAGTCATTTTGCTTTCAATCCACAACCGTTAATTGTAAACATTACCGAAGCAGAGCACAATGTCACTAATGATTGTATATATAATAAGCAAGCTGATATTTTTGAATACTTTTATGTTTATAACAAAATCCGAAATGTCATCCCTACAACACGGAAGAAAAAGTATGTAGCAATGTTGAGTGACATAGTAGCTCACTACCGAGTAAAATCCATAAAAGAGATTCGGGATTGTGGCTATCAGAATGACGTGCCAAGATTTGTTAGCTTTCTAATTTTTTTAAACAACTTTCTACCGACTACTGTTATTAAATATTGCATTGCAAAATACGATCGTAGTCACAAGGCAGTTATGTAAGTAAATTAATTTATTATCTGAGTAACATATTATTAGCACAAATATGTTTCTAATAAATTGCATATGAACAAATGATCATCCATAATTCTGTTCAAAATAAATCATTTATCGACGTTATTATACCTGTATACAACGGGCAGGATTTTATCATTCAGGCAATTCAATCAGTTGAAAAGCAAACTTACCCGCCTAATAAAATTATTATTATTGATGACGGTTCAACAGACGACACGGCCAATTTCATTAATAGTCATCGAGGAATAATTCCTATTCAATATATTAAAAAAGAACATGGCGGTCTTAGTTCGGCTCGAAACAAAGGAATCCAGAATTCCACGAACGAGTATATTGCTTTTTTAGATGCAGACGATGAGTGGTATCCCAACAAGCTTGAAGAGCAAATAAAACTATTTCATAACAAAACAAACGAAAATCTTGGGGTTGTGTACTGCCAATACGATATTATAAATGAGGCTGGACATTTAACAGATAAGTACTATATACAGCAAGCTGATCCTCTCCTCCGGGGGGGTATATTTAAAAAACTTCTTCCATTAAATAAAATAACCGGCAGTGCAAGTGGTGTTTTAGTTAAAAGAGAATGCTTTGATAAGACTAGTTTATTTGATGAAAAAATGACCGCATATGAAGATTGGGATATGTGGCTTCGTTTGGCAGAATACTACGAATTTGATTTTGTCAATATTAATTTAGTAAAAATTCGTCGGTACAGCAAAAATATGCAAAATGATAAATTGCATATGTTTTCTAATGCGCTTACTTTTTACAATAAATGGATATTAATTTTACCAGAAAAAATAAACATTCCACGTATTTGGGCAGAAATAATTATCGAAAAAGTATTAACAAGATTACCAAGAGTAGATTTTATTAAATTATTAAACAAACATTTATCGAAATCATCCCGAAAAAAATTAATAAAGCTTGCAATTTGTGATCTTAAAGTGTATCTTTTAAAACAATTTATTTCAATCCCCTATTATATGCTTATAAATATTGCCGGACCAATAAAAAATATTACCGTTCGCTTTATATCATCATTATTTAATCGATGCGGTCGATTACCTATATATATTTTCGATAGATTACAAAAATTTGTCTGGCGGTATTTTCCACCCCACGTATTAAAAAGCAATCCAGGGAAGGAATCATTTATCTTCACTGAAATATATGGATGCGCCAAAATTGGAAAAATCGCTTTGGATTCTTTTTCTGTTCATCATCCTAATACTACCGTTCACATATTTGGAACACCAAATGATTTCAATCAAATAGAAAAACGTACCAATTTTATTTTTCATGATATTAGTGCTGAAAAATTAATAATCCATAATTTTAATTATGGTCATTTGGGAACAGCAAGTTTATGGGCAAAAGTTATTTTGGATCGAAAAGAAAAATATATCATTCATTTTGACAGTGACGTAATTTTCCGAGACAGGGTTTTTGATGATATAATCAAAAAATTAATAGAGGGTTACAGTATTGTCGGCCCAATAAGAAATTATAAACATAACCCAAATAATCGTGATGATATACGACATTTACCAGATCTCACTCAAACCCTTTGCTTTGGCTTTGATCGCGAAAAAATTACGGGATATAACTATAAAACGTTAACAAAAATGTGCCAAGGAGGTTACAACCCGCTTGGCCACCCAGTCATAGATTTTTTTGATCCTGTTATGTTTGATATATTGCATAATAGAGGAACTGTCTATCATCTAAATCAAGATGAATTTGGGGGATGTGATTTCTATGGAAAACGAGTAAATAAATATCCTGCAATTAACGCTTTAATAGATTTTGGCAATCGGTTAGCACATTTTGCTGCAGTAGGATCAGGGATGTATTATTTTAACAATAAAGATAAAATATTAGACAATATACCAAAATCATATGTTAATTTCGCGATTGAGAAATACGCAATATTTTGTAAAATATTCTATAATGAAGATCTAAATATTACTTACGATAAAGACAAATATCAACCGCTATTATCGATTAAGGACTGGTATAATAAATAAGCAAACAATGATAAACCAGTATAAATGAAAAAATACCTCCTATGCCCCTTTGGTGATTATGACTTAAACAATAAGGTTTTTGAAAGTCCTTATGGAATTTTGCGTGATTTGCTTTTACAAAAAGATATTTCTCTAGATACTTATGATTTGGGAAATATTGAGACTGCCGATGCAATTCTCTTTTTCAATCATCATGAAGAATTACTGAGAAAGTGTGAAGCGAGTGGCGTGAAGAAAGAACGACTGATACTCTTTCTCTTTGAGCCTGAAGTTGTTATACCAAAACAATATAGTAAAATAATATTGAATCGTTATGGAAAGATATTTACTTATCGAGATGATTTAATAGATAATCATTTGTTTTTTAAACTGCGATACCCTCAAGGCCAACAATTGCTACCAACTCTTACGACTTTTGCTGAACGTAAATTTCTCACATTCATGAACGCAAACAAATATAGCTATGTAGATAATGAGATTTATTCCTTTCGAAGGCAAGCTATCCGCTACTTTGATAACATTAACTTTCAGTTTGATATTTACGGACCGGGATGGAATGACAATAGTATATTCAACTGGCGTTATCTGGTGACAGCAATAAAAGCAGCCAAGGTAGGACAATACTTAAAAGATGCGTATGACGGATTGCATCACTACCAGAGTTACCGAGGTACAGTAGATGATAAATATTCTACTTTAGCACAATATAAATTTGTCTTATGTTTTGAAAATGAAAAAAATGTTGAGGGCTGGATTTCTGAAAAAATATTTGATTGTTTATTTACTGGTGCTATCCCCATTTATTTAGGTGCCAGCAATATAGAAAAATATGTCCCCTCTGAATGTTTCATTGATATGCGCCAATTTAAAAGCTTTTCCGATCTTAACGACAATCTTTCCAAAATTGACGAACCTCAATTTTTAAAATATCAAAATGCTGGACAAGATTTTATTCGAAGTTCTGTATTTGAGCAGTGGCAACCAAAAGGCGTATTTGAAGAAATCATAAAAGCTCTATGATTAATCCACCCATTATTAGCGTAATTCTACCAGTTTACAATGGCGAAAAATATCTACGTGAATCCATTGAAAGTATTCGCAACCAAACTTTTACAGCTTGGGAACTAATTATTGTGAATGACGGATCGAGCGACAAAAGTGCCATAATTGCTCAGGCAATGTCTTCAGATGATCCCCGTATTAAATATTTTGAACATAGTCAAAACAAAGGACTTCCCAACACTCTAAACACCGGATTACAAAAAGTAAGTGGAAAATATATTGCACGCATGGACCAAGATGATATTTCTCTTCCAGATCGTTTTGAAAGACAGTATCACTTTCTTGAGCAAAACCCGGATATTTTTCTCGTTGGTGGCGGATATGCACCTTTTAATAATCAAGGACATCGAATTGATATTTTTCATCCAGAATCTAGTTTGGAAATTGCCTGGAAGTTTATTACCAATACATATTTTTGTCATCCATCGGTTATGTTTCGAAAAGAAATTATCAACAAAATAGGTGAATATCCAAATACCGGCGCAGAAGATTTTGCCTTTTTCTCTAAAATAGTACACAAATATAAATGTACAAACCTAAAAAGAATTGTAATCCAATATCGTGAACACCCTGAAAATCTGTCACACCAAACAAAGGACAAAATCCTAGCAAGCGTAAAGGAAACCTTTCATGAAAACTTTATTTTTTATACGAATTGTTTATGCAACGCGGATATTTTCTACCGCTACCAGTCAGAAAATAAGCTTACAATTAAAAATCTACTGAAAATTAATCGTATCAACCACATCATAATTAAGAAAATACAAAAGCAATACCAGTTACCATATTTCAGTAAAGAATATTTTATGCTTGTTTTGTTAATTCAAATTAAAAATATTCGATCTTTAATTAATAACTTGCTTACTTATAGGAATATTGACTAATTTTTCAAATTATTTATGATTATTACCAAAATTATCGGCGGATTAGGTAACCAGATGTTTCAATATGCATTAGGTTTTTCTTTAGCCAAAAAGAATAACTCAATTTGTAAATTGGATTTTAGCGGATTTTCTAGCTATAAACTTCATAAATATTCACTGAATCACCTTAATATCCATTTAGATCAAGCCACTGAATCAGAAATCAACAATTTAAAAAACCCACCAGTTTCAATTAAAACAAAAATTAAGAACAAATTAGGCTTTTCGGGACGGCAGTTAGATCCTCACCATATTGTTGAAAAAGATTTTAGTTTTGACCAAAATATACTTAATTTAAGGGGAGACTACTATCTTGACGGATATTGGCAAAGCGAAAAATATTTTATAGATTATCAAGATTTAATCCGGGATGAATTCAAGGTAAAATCGAATCCTGACATTGTAAATAATGAATATATAGATAAAATTGCAAATTGTGATTCGGTTTCAATTCACATACGCCATGGGGATTACCTGACGAATAAGAAAACAAAATCTGTTCATGGAGTTTTACCGCTTGAATATTATCACAAAGCAATTGATATAATGGAAAAACAATTGCAAAACCCAAATTATTTTGTTTTTTCTGATGACATTGAGTGGGCTAGAACAAATATTCGTAAAGATATTCCAATATTCTTTTTAGACCATAATAACGCTGAAAATAATTACGAGGATATGAGATTGATGAGCACCTGCAAATGCAACATTATTGCCAACAGCTCATTTAGCTGGTGGGGCGCTTGGTTAAATAATAATCCCGATAAGCTTGTAATAGCACCTCAAAAATGGTTTGGTGAAAATACAAAAGAAACAAAAGACTTAATTCCAGAAAACTGGGTAAGAATATAACCGAATGAAAAAAACAATACTAATTTTAGGTGGAGAAGGATTTATTGGGAGGAATTTAATTGATGAGTTAAAAGATAATTGCAACATTATTTCATTTGATTTGGAGAAAAATGCTAAAAGCGATGATAAGATAACATTCTACAAAGGTAATTTCACTTTTCAGCAAGATCTTGAAATAATATTTAAAGAAAATAAAATTGATATAGTTATTCATGCATTATCAACTACCATCCCCTCAAATTCTAATGCAAACATAATATATGATATAAATTCTAATTTGGTAGCAACAATTGAACTGCTTGATCTGATGCGTAAATATTCAACTCCAAAAATTATCTTTATTTCTTCCGGCGGTACTGTGTATGGATTATTAGATCATGAGCAAAGTGTTGTAACTGAAAATCAAGCGACAAATCCAATATGTTCATATGGAATTGTCAAACTTTCAATTGAGAAATATATATATCTGTATAACTATTTATACGGGATAAATTACCTGGTTCTAAGATTTGCCAATCCCTACGGTAGATACCATAAATCCGATAAACAGGGATTGATTAATGTAATTTTAAATAAAATCATTAACCATGAAACTGTAACTATTTGGGGAGATGGAAGCACTGTCAGAGATTACGTTTATATCAATGATTGCTCTTCTATAGTTAGGAATTTAATTGAGAAAAATATTTCAAACGAAACAATAAATATAGGTTCCGGGGTTGGATACTCCATTAACGATATTTTGAAAATTATTGAAAAGCAGATTGGCAATTTTAAAACTAATAGGCTGGAAACGCGCGATTTTGATGTGCCCAGCTTTATATTGGATAATAGTAAACTCCAATCAATAATTAATCATACATTTACTAATATCGAGGAAGGGGTAAATAATACTTATAACTGGCTAAAAAACAATGAATAAGACACGAATTACTGTATTACAGCCGGAATACAGTGGTGAAAATGATATTAAGGAAGCAAGCAATGAAAAGCGTACTAAGTCAGACGTTCATTGATTCACAGATTGATTTATGTCAAATAAAATAAAGATCATCAAAAGATAATATAATTTCATTTTTTAATATTGTGCAAAATAATAGACTTTCATTACTCATAATTTCCGAACCATTCCCTAATATAAACAATTCGTTTTTGGGTACTTTTGTAGTAAATCAAGTTAATGAATTAACTAAAAAATATAATGTTGTAGTAATAACCCTATACGGACCCTCAATATATAACTTGTTTGTGAAACATCAGAAAAAGATAATTCATAAAGAAAATCTGACTATTTATTACATAAGATATTATCCTATGTGGATGGTTGGGCTAAGAGTCTTAAGGCTGATATCAGGAAAAACACTATGTTTACTAAACAAAAAGTACTCTTCAAAAAAAGTACTAAAACTTGCTGTAAAGATTAACCAAAAACACAAATTTGATTTAGTCCATGGACATGAAATATATATTGGAGATGAATCTTCAAAAGTAGGAAAAGCACTTAATATTCCTTCCATATTTACATTACACGGATTATATCAATATCATGTTCAATGTTTTGGGAAAAAAGTGGTTAATAAAGCCATCGAAAACTTGGCGCATTTTAACAAACTAATTTCTGTTTCCAAAATAGCGGCCAATTCGTATCTAAGCAACGGCTTAAATCATATAAATTTCGAAATTATTCCCAACGGCATTACACTTAAGAACAATCTTAAACCAACAAACAGAATATCTTCTTTCACTAAAAATAAAACTGTTCTGCTAACGGTTGGATTTTTCGTTCCAGAAAAAAGAATTAGTAAGTCAATCGAAGCCTTATATAGTTTGAAATTATCAGGTTATCGTGATATAGTTTTGCTGATTGTTGGGACTGGTAAGCTTAAATCAAAATTAGAAAGATTAGTAAAAAGATTAAATTTATCTGATTCAGTATTATTTACAGGACAGATATTACCTGAACAAATGTCGTCGATCTATTCAGTCGC
The Patescibacteria group bacterium genome window above contains:
- a CDS encoding alpha-1,2-fucosyltransferase; protein product: MIITKIIGGLGNQMFQYALGFSLAKKNNSICKLDFSGFSSYKLHKYSLNHLNIHLDQATESEINNLKNPPVSIKTKIKNKLGFSGRQLDPHHIVEKDFSFDQNILNLRGDYYLDGYWQSEKYFIDYQDLIRDEFKVKSNPDIVNNEYIDKIANCDSVSIHIRHGDYLTNKKTKSVHGVLPLEYYHKAIDIMEKQLQNPNYFVFSDDIEWARTNIRKDIPIFFLDHNNAENNYEDMRLMSTCKCNIIANSSFSWWGAWLNNNPDKLVIAPQKWFGENTKETKDLIPENWVRI
- a CDS encoding glycosyltransferase, with the translated sequence MINPPIISVILPVYNGEKYLRESIESIRNQTFTAWELIIVNDGSSDKSAIIAQAMSSDDPRIKYFEHSQNKGLPNTLNTGLQKVSGKYIARMDQDDISLPDRFERQYHFLEQNPDIFLVGGGYAPFNNQGHRIDIFHPESSLEIAWKFITNTYFCHPSVMFRKEIINKIGEYPNTGAEDFAFFSKIVHKYKCTNLKRIVIQYREHPENLSHQTKDKILASVKETFHENFIFYTNCLCNADIFYRYQSENKLTIKNLLKINRINHIIIKKIQKQYQLPYFSKEYFMLVLLIQIKNIRSLINNLLTYRNID
- a CDS encoding glycosyltransferase family A protein translates to MIIHNSVQNKSFIDVIIPVYNGQDFIIQAIQSVEKQTYPPNKIIIIDDGSTDDTANFINSHRGIIPIQYIKKEHGGLSSARNKGIQNSTNEYIAFLDADDEWYPNKLEEQIKLFHNKTNENLGVVYCQYDIINEAGHLTDKYYIQQADPLLRGGIFKKLLPLNKITGSASGVLVKRECFDKTSLFDEKMTAYEDWDMWLRLAEYYEFDFVNINLVKIRRYSKNMQNDKLHMFSNALTFYNKWILILPEKINIPRIWAEIIIEKVLTRLPRVDFIKLLNKHLSKSSRKKLIKLAICDLKVYLLKQFISIPYYMLINIAGPIKNITVRFISSLFNRCGRLPIYIFDRLQKFVWRYFPPHVLKSNPGKESFIFTEIYGCAKIGKIALDSFSVHHPNTTVHIFGTPNDFNQIEKRTNFIFHDISAEKLIIHNFNYGHLGTASLWAKVILDRKEKYIIHFDSDVIFRDRVFDDIIKKLIEGYSIVGPIRNYKHNPNNRDDIRHLPDLTQTLCFGFDREKITGYNYKTLTKMCQGGYNPLGHPVIDFFDPVMFDILHNRGTVYHLNQDEFGGCDFYGKRVNKYPAINALIDFGNRLAHFAAVGSGMYYFNNKDKILDNIPKSYVNFAIEKYAIFCKIFYNEDLNITYDKDKYQPLLSIKDWYNK
- a CDS encoding ABC transporter ATP-binding protein, whose translation is MNDPIIEVNNLSKKYIISRNLPYETLRDTVTDLAKKPFRLLRGQKKTKKEEFWALKDVNFSINQGERIGIIGRNGAGKSTLLKILSQITHPTSGEIKLRGKVASLLEVGTGFHPELTGRENIFLNGAILGMKQSEIRKKFDEIVAFAEIEKFIDTPVKRYSSGMYVRLAFAVAAHLEPDILIVDEVLAVGDSQFQKKCIGKMEEVGRGGRTVIFVSHNMDAITRLCNTVIYLVDGKIKYFGPTEQAIATYFKSDSGNTSRRTWSDINKAPSDNFVRLLSVSVHTENNKISESFDIRNKIGISMDYEVLEEGCIFTEGCNLFNAQGVNIFDSHDVTSDLRILPRHRGYYSSTMWIPGNFLSEGMHTVGVAILKHDPFTVHIQETNAVAFNVIDDIEGGSARGNYGGSFPGAVRPLLQWNTVRIK
- a CDS encoding NAD-dependent epimerase/dehydratase family protein; its protein translation is MKKTILILGGEGFIGRNLIDELKDNCNIISFDLEKNAKSDDKITFYKGNFTFQQDLEIIFKENKIDIVIHALSTTIPSNSNANIIYDINSNLVATIELLDLMRKYSTPKIIFISSGGTVYGLLDHEQSVVTENQATNPICSYGIVKLSIEKYIYLYNYLYGINYLVLRFANPYGRYHKSDKQGLINVILNKIINHETVTIWGDGSTVRDYVYINDCSSIVRNLIEKNISNETINIGSGVGYSINDILKIIEKQIGNFKTNRLETRDFDVPSFILDNSKLQSIINHTFTNIEEGVNNTYNWLKNNE
- a CDS encoding glycosyltransferase family 2 protein — encoded protein: MSLPKVSICIPAYKQIKFLRKNLESIKSQTYQDYEIILTDDSPNNDVKNLVELFDFQGKLRYYKNLKTLGSPENWNEAIRYATGEYIKILHHDDWFKNKNSLSEFVKMLDENPNADFAFCPSFVQYAKDGRTRIHDISFEQRISLKTEPTSLFYGNIIGSPSATIHRRKVNILFDKNLKWTVDFDFYISILNKNSHFAFNPQPLIVNITEAEHNVTNDCIYNKQADIFEYFYVYNKIRNVIPTTRKKKYVAMLSDIVAHYRVKSIKEIRDCGYQNDVPRFVSFLIFLNNFLPTTVIKYCIAKYDRSHKAVM
- a CDS encoding glycosyltransferase family 4 protein, whose amino-acid sequence is MQNNRLSLLIISEPFPNINNSFLGTFVVNQVNELTKKYNVVVITLYGPSIYNLFVKHQKKIIHKENLTIYYIRYYPMWMVGLRVLRLISGKTLCLLNKKYSSKKVLKLAVKINQKHKFDLVHGHEIYIGDESSKVGKALNIPSIFTLHGLYQYHVQCFGKKVVNKAIENLAHFNKLISVSKIAANSYLSNGLNHINFEIIPNGITLKNNLKPTNRISSFTKNKTVLLTVGFFVPEKRISKSIEALYSLKLSGYRDIVLLIVGTGKLKSKLERLVKRLNLSDSVLFTGQILPEQMSSIYSVANILVHPSIVDSFSMVCLEAMSYGIPIICTKNIGLVEYIHPGRDSIVIEPDNQEQLQKAVKKLIDDSNFRIAISQQGKLTAQTLSSYEQTLKVENIYETFIS
- a CDS encoding glycosyltransferase family 10, translating into MKKYLLCPFGDYDLNNKVFESPYGILRDLLLQKDISLDTYDLGNIETADAILFFNHHEELLRKCEASGVKKERLILFLFEPEVVIPKQYSKIILNRYGKIFTYRDDLIDNHLFFKLRYPQGQQLLPTLTTFAERKFLTFMNANKYSYVDNEIYSFRRQAIRYFDNINFQFDIYGPGWNDNSIFNWRYLVTAIKAAKVGQYLKDAYDGLHHYQSYRGTVDDKYSTLAQYKFVLCFENEKNVEGWISEKIFDCLFTGAIPIYLGASNIEKYVPSECFIDMRQFKSFSDLNDNLSKIDEPQFLKYQNAGQDFIRSSVFEQWQPKGVFEEIIKAL
- a CDS encoding CmcI family methyltransferase gives rise to the protein MKFVNKNSEEVKFDTNSICAGHHNITYRGVKAIRCPFDYVLYQMILHEIKPDLVIEIGTNIGGGALYIADILDVIGKGIVHTIDIQKQSDDLLQDHKRIRLFTEGWEKYDLKEAEGFNTVLVIEDASHIYEDTLNSIKKFAPLVSQNSYLIVEDGIVNELGMSKEYHGGPLKAINEFMKSNDNFVIDRKWCDFFGKNATFNVNGYLKKIK
- a CDS encoding class I SAM-dependent methyltransferase, which encodes MLIKNILRKIYFKFFNKPAASGELEGNGERVDIKYQKDAQFDKFDLYQKSHYRRYEFARDYITTGSVCGDFACGTGYGSMMLAEKSQKVIGVDLNSEVIEKIKERYANVKNVEFINSNLLDLKYSLEFDSIISFETIEHLMEDDIVKLLNIYHKALKLGGKLIFSTPYMQERSENAIKLGFHQTFYINEEKIMQWLKATGFTIECFKYQNYQTHLIQETLGHKDFIISVAKKN